DNA from Desulfitibacter sp. BRH_c19:
CATATTCATTGCGTATTCAACTAAGTTTTGTAATTCTCGAACATTGCCAGGCCAATTATAATTAAGTAGTTTTATTCGTACATCATCTTCAAAGTCTATTACTCTCTTTCCTAATACCTCGTTATAATATATCAAAAAATGATACAGCAAAACCTCAATATCCTCTTTCCTTTCTCTCAAAGGGGGTACAATAATAGGTACAACATTTAAGCGAAAGTATAAATCCTGCCGAAACTTACCCTCAACTATAAGTTTTTCTAAATCCCTATGGGTTGCTGCAATGATTCTTACATCACTTTTTACTTCCTTTCTACCTCCGACCCTGAAATATACACCATCCTGTAAGACTCTGAGTAGCTTTACCTGTAAATGCAGGGGCATGTCCCCAACTTCATCTAAAAAGAGGGTACCTCCATTTACTATTTCAAATTTCCCTGGTTTGCCACCCTTTTTAGCACCAGTAAACGACCCCTCTTCATAACCAAAAAGTTCACTTTCTAATAATGCCTCAGGTATAGCTCCGCAGTTTAGCCCTATAAAAGGACCATTACTCCTCATGCTAGCTGAATGAATGCCCCTAGCTAAAAGGTCTTTACCAGTACCACTTTCGCCTCTAATTAGGACTGTAGAAGTCCCTTTAGCTACCTTCTGGGACTTGAATTTTAGGTCTTTCATCGATGAACTTTTGCCAATTAGATTTTCTAAAGTAAATTCAGAAGTACTAGAAATATAGCCAGCAAAGTATTGATGAACCTCCGCTATTTCCTTTAAGGTCATTACAGCTCCAGCAATTTCACCTTGGGATATTATTGGGCGCGCATAATACAAGAATGTATCTCCTCCGTAAATATCCTTTAGACTAACTTCTTTTTGCATTACAATTTGTCCCTTATGTAAAACCTCATTTAATTCAAATTTGTCTTCAAAGAGATCTTTTATATTTACTTCTTTCAAATTATCATTATTTAGGCCTAATATTCTTTTTGCTGATGAGTTCCATGAGATAATAACACCATTTTCATCAGTTGCTAGAATTCCTTCATGAACAGAGTTAATAATTGCTGTCAGCTGGGATGTTGTAGTCTCTAATACATTCATAGCTACATTTAGAGAAATTTTATTTGCAATAAGGTCAGATGTTTGAGAGATAAAATTAAAATATTTTTGTTCAGCTAGAATTAACTGTTGTCTTTGCTTGAAATCAAAAGAACTAATTGCAATAAAACCTTCAACTTTTCCATTAACAAATATAGGACTAATCAAATTAGCCGTAGTTTTACACAAGTTATTCATTTTGCAGTTTTTGCAGGTCTCATGTCTACCTGGATCAAGTATGGAAACTCTGGTTTTCACTTGCTTAACCATGTCAAAACCTGACCCCTTGGGAGCCTTTTTACCAAGATATTTTTTATAATTACCTGTGCCAGCTAATCGAATAAAATTTTTATCCACTATTGTAACATCAAGTTTAAGAACTTCTGATATAACCTCAGCTATCTGTTGTATATAATCTTTAATCTCCTCCAACATAAATAGCCCCCCACAAATTAGAATATTAACATCTTGTTCATTGGTAGCATGTATTTCTCATTTCAAACTAACATTAATTCATTGATTATGCAATAATTCCAATGCCAGATCTTTATGAATTATATAAAATCAAAATACTTTTTTTCTTAAACCTGTTATATGTTATATAATAGCATAATAGGATATACTATTTGTTCCTTTTTGATGCGAAACTGTGATAGGAGATGACATTATGAAGCTTTTGTGGGAATTATTTATTACCTTTTTTAAAATAGGTGGTTTTACCTTTGGCGGAGGGTATGCCATGCTGCCTTTAATTGAACATGAAATATGTAGTAATAAAAAATGGGTAAGTGAGGAAGATATCGTAGATGTTTTAGCTATTGCACAATCGGTTCCGGGAGCTATCGCCATTAATTCTTCAACATTTATTGGGTACAAAACCGCAGGTATTAAAGGGGCTTTTGCTGCTACGTTGGGTGTGGTTCTGCCTTCATTTCTGATTATTTTAAGTTTAGCTGGTCTTTTAATAAAATTTGGGGATAATGAAATTTTAGCCAATGCGTTTTATGGCATCAGAGCGGTAGTAGTAGCCTTAATTGTAGCTGCCGTTTTTAAACTCCGCAAATCTTCTATCAAGGATTACCGCACATTTTTAATTGCCGCTACCGCTTTTATTTTTCTGATAATCTTCAATCTTCATCCAATAATAATTATTATTGCTGGGGGTATCGTTGGTGCATTATTGTACCCTAGACATTTCCCCAGTCTGATTAATAAAGGAGGCAATTAGTTGTGGTCTATTTAC
Protein-coding regions in this window:
- a CDS encoding chromate transporter, giving the protein MKLLWELFITFFKIGGFTFGGGYAMLPLIEHEICSNKKWVSEEDIVDVLAIAQSVPGAIAINSSTFIGYKTAGIKGAFAATLGVVLPSFLIILSLAGLLIKFGDNEILANAFYGIRAVVVALIVAAVFKLRKSSIKDYRTFLIAATAFIFLIIFNLHPIIIIIAGGIVGALLYPRHFPSLINKGGN